Proteins encoded within one genomic window of uncultured Fusobacterium sp.:
- a CDS encoding ABC transporter substrate-binding protein, which yields MNLSKKGLVLGAILGVVLAGCGSEEKKEDKKVVKTIMSMDIDSLNPYKMVSSGTEEIMMNVFEGLVMPDVDGGLIPAVAKDYKISDDGLTYTFTIRDNIKFHNGNPLDVKDVEFSLRKMSGREGDTPAQAMFANIKDIKITGDNEVTVELKQPDSAFIYSMTEAIVPDENRDSLDKNPIGTGAFKVASYEKEQKLTLTKNDDYWGEKAKIDDVEVFVTPNAETAFLKLLSGEINMLPRVDSKRVNELKNFKTVSGAQNTVQLLALNNKFEPFSHKEVREAINLAVDKDAIIKNVMGGLGIKLETNMSPIMKKYCIENIGETRDVEKAKELLAKAGYSDLTFTVRVPSNYIMHVNTAQVIAEQLKEVGVTMNIETVEWATWLSDVYGGRKHEATIVGLTGKLDPYSILRRYVSDYPKNFYNYSNPEYDKLIAEAKLSPDENKRIENYKRAQEILRENNVAVYIMDPELITAMDKNIEGFVYYPLSFINFAKLSIGE from the coding sequence ATGAATTTAAGTAAAAAAGGGCTAGTATTGGGAGCAATTTTAGGAGTAGTATTAGCAGGGTGTGGCAGTGAAGAGAAAAAAGAGGATAAAAAAGTTGTAAAGACAATAATGAGCATGGATATAGATAGTTTAAATCCTTATAAGATGGTATCAAGTGGTACTGAAGAGATAATGATGAATGTATTTGAAGGGCTTGTAATGCCAGATGTAGATGGAGGATTAATTCCAGCAGTAGCAAAGGATTATAAAATATCAGATGATGGATTAACATATACTTTTACAATTAGAGATAATATCAAATTCCATAATGGAAACCCTCTTGATGTAAAAGATGTTGAGTTTTCATTGAGAAAGATGTCAGGTAGAGAGGGAGACACTCCAGCTCAAGCTATGTTTGCAAATATAAAAGATATAAAGATAACTGGAGATAATGAGGTTACTGTTGAACTTAAGCAACCAGATTCGGCTTTTATCTATTCTATGACAGAGGCTATTGTTCCTGATGAAAATAGAGATTCACTAGATAAAAATCCAATAGGTACAGGGGCATTTAAAGTAGCTAGTTATGAAAAAGAACAAAAATTAACTCTTACTAAAAATGATGATTATTGGGGAGAAAAGGCAAAGATTGATGATGTAGAGGTATTTGTAACTCCAAATGCTGAGACAGCTTTTTTAAAACTGTTATCTGGAGAGATAAATATGTTACCTCGTGTTGATTCAAAAAGAGTAAATGAGTTGAAAAACTTTAAAACAGTTTCAGGAGCTCAAAATACAGTTCAGCTTTTAGCATTGAATAATAAATTTGAGCCATTCTCACATAAAGAAGTTAGAGAAGCTATAAATTTAGCAGTTGATAAAGATGCTATAATAAAAAATGTAATGGGTGGACTAGGAATAAAACTTGAAACAAACATGAGTCCAATTATGAAAAAATATTGCATTGAAAATATAGGAGAAACTAGAGATGTAGAAAAAGCTAAAGAGTTATTAGCAAAGGCTGGATACTCAGATTTAACTTTTACAGTTAGAGTTCCAAGTAACTATATAATGCATGTTAATACTGCTCAAGTAATAGCTGAACAACTTAAAGAAGTTGGAGTTACTATGAATATTGAGACAGTAGAGTGGGCAACATGGTTATCAGATGTATATGGTGGAAGAAAACATGAAGCTACAATAGTAGGGCTTACAGGTAAATTAGATCCATATTCAATTTTAAGAAGATATGTTTCTGACTACCCAAAAAATTTCTATAATTATAGTAACCCTGAATATGATAAACTTATAGCTGAAGCTAAATTATCACCTGATGAAAATAAAAGAATTGAAAATTACAAGAGAGCTCAAGAGATTTTAAGAGAAAATAATGTAGCAGTGTATATAATGGATCCAGAGTTAATAACAGCAATGGATAAAAATATTGAAGGATTTGTATACTATCCTTTATCATTTATTAACTTCGCTAAATTAAGCATTGGAGAATAA
- a CDS encoding ABC transporter permease produces the protein MFYLKKFVKMIFSIFLIGTLSFLLLEMIPGDPAAAILGVESSPEDIELLREALGLNKSFFARYLDWGKGVLVGNFGNSFKYSEPVIKLILERLPLTMEIALISIAIVFLVSIPLSFLLYKIKNKHIKNFGDFLVGICISIPSFWLGIIFMFVFGVILRLFSVGYNNSFTSLLLPCAVIAIPNIGVITRYIKSNLEYEMREEYIKYLFVNGMKMKWLNLYILKNSILPVVPLAGMMVIDLITGIVIIEQIFSIPGIGRLLITSVLTRDIPLIQGLIFYTSVVLVLINFFIDIIYSIIDPRIKEEK, from the coding sequence ATGTTTTATTTAAAAAAATTTGTGAAAATGATATTTTCCATATTTTTAATAGGTACACTTTCATTTCTATTATTAGAGATGATTCCAGGAGATCCAGCAGCAGCAATATTAGGAGTTGAAAGCTCACCAGAGGATATTGAGCTATTGAGAGAGGCACTGGGATTAAATAAGAGTTTTTTTGCAAGATATTTAGATTGGGGAAAAGGAGTATTAGTTGGAAATTTTGGAAATTCTTTCAAATACTCTGAACCTGTAATAAAATTGATTTTAGAAAGATTACCATTGACAATGGAGATAGCTTTGATCTCCATTGCAATAGTGTTTTTAGTTTCTATTCCCTTATCGTTTCTTTTGTATAAGATAAAGAATAAACATATAAAGAATTTTGGAGATTTTTTAGTGGGGATCTGTATATCTATTCCCTCGTTTTGGTTAGGTATAATATTTATGTTTGTTTTTGGTGTTATATTGAGATTATTTTCAGTAGGATATAACAATAGTTTTACATCTCTACTTTTACCTTGTGCAGTGATAGCTATACCAAATATTGGAGTGATAACAAGATATATTAAGAGTAATCTTGAATATGAGATGAGAGAGGAATATATTAAATATCTTTTTGTTAATGGAATGAAGATGAAATGGTTAAATCTCTATATATTAAAAAATTCTATTTTACCAGTAGTTCCTTTAGCTGGAATGATGGTAATAGATCTTATTACAGGGATAGTTATAATAGAGCAGATTTTCTCTATTCCTGGGATAGGTAGACTTTTAATAACATCAGTTTTAACAAGGGATATTCCTTTGATACAAGGGCTTATTTTCTATACTTCAGTTGTTCTTGTGCTGATAAATTTCTTTATAGATATAATTTATTCTATAATAGATCCAAGAATTAAGGAGGAGAAATAG
- a CDS encoding ABC transporter permease, with amino-acid sequence MKRKYIVLILILLFLILFFYQDPYAINDNKILTPPDLENILGCDNMGRDIFSRLVLGSFYTLLIASVSVALSVIVGTIIGSIAGYYGKSLDTIITSFIEVIIAIPSILIALGVIIVLKTGFLSMIVAIFIIYLPRCVNMVRGLVKKEKNMEYVIAAKTYGVSNIRIIFYHILPNIMKSVLISFTTGFAGAILTEAGLGYLGLGIQPPYPTWGNILNQSQSYFLSAPWFTIAPGLAIIFTVYQMNKLEKRGKRF; translated from the coding sequence ATGAAGAGAAAATATATTGTTTTAATTCTTATACTTTTATTTTTAATACTATTTTTCTATCAAGATCCCTATGCAATAAATGATAATAAGATTTTAACTCCACCTGATTTAGAAAATATTTTAGGTTGTGACAATATGGGAAGGGATATTTTTAGTAGATTAGTTTTAGGATCTTTTTATACTTTATTGATAGCATCAGTTTCAGTTGCTCTATCAGTAATAGTAGGAACAATAATTGGAAGTATAGCAGGGTATTATGGAAAATCTTTAGATACTATAATAACATCTTTTATAGAGGTAATAATAGCAATTCCCTCAATTTTAATAGCTTTAGGAGTTATAATAGTTTTAAAAACAGGTTTTCTTTCTATGATAGTAGCAATATTTATAATTTATCTTCCAAGATGTGTAAATATGGTAAGGGGATTAGTAAAAAAAGAGAAAAATATGGAGTATGTAATAGCTGCTAAAACTTATGGAGTATCAAATATTAGAATAATCTTCTATCATATTTTGCCTAATATAATGAAATCTGTTTTAATAAGTTTTACAACAGGGTTTGCAGGGGCTATTTTAACAGAGGCAGGTTTAGGATATTTAGGTTTAGGAATACAACCACCGTATCCTACATGGGGAAATATATTAAATCAATCACAATCATATTTTTTATCAGCTCCTTGGTTTACTATTGCACCAGGATTGGCTATAATATTTACAGTTTATCAGATGAATAAATTGGAAAAGAGAGGAAAAAGATTCTGA
- a CDS encoding ATP-binding cassette domain-containing protein gives MILNIEKLNLEIDGEKLLRDIDFHMEKGEVVGLVGESGSGKTLTTKFILGILPERSIIKYEKFEKNCKIGAVFQNAFISLNPTIKIGSQLKRLYESHYGTSENWKEKVVSLLEKVGIKEIEKFLKKYPHETSGGERQRVVIAGALIGEPDLLIADEVTTALDLRTKKEVINLFKEIRKNLGISILFISHDLDSVRDFVDRVSVMYQGRIVEENSCEEIFQHQEHIYVKKLIGLSKTLWTRGDKDVFTS, from the coding sequence ATGATATTGAATATAGAGAAATTAAATTTAGAAATAGATGGAGAAAAACTTTTAAGAGATATAGATTTTCATATGGAAAAAGGTGAAGTAGTAGGACTTGTAGGAGAGTCAGGAAGTGGAAAAACTTTAACTACTAAATTTATTTTGGGAATTTTACCTGAACGTAGTATTATAAAATATGAGAAGTTTGAAAAAAATTGCAAAATAGGTGCAGTATTTCAAAATGCTTTTATATCTCTAAATCCTACAATTAAAATAGGAAGTCAATTAAAAAGACTCTATGAATCACACTATGGAACAAGCGAAAATTGGAAAGAAAAAGTGGTTTCTCTTTTAGAAAAAGTTGGGATAAAGGAGATAGAAAAGTTTTTAAAAAAATATCCCCATGAAACAAGTGGAGGAGAGAGACAGAGGGTAGTTATAGCAGGAGCATTGATAGGAGAGCCAGATTTATTGATAGCGGATGAGGTAACTACTGCATTGGACTTGAGAACTAAAAAAGAGGTAATCAATCTTTTTAAAGAGATAAGAAAGAATTTAGGAATATCAATCTTATTTATATCTCACGATTTAGATTCAGTGAGAGATTTTGTAGATAGAGTAAGTGTAATGTATCAAGGAAGAATAGTTGAAGAAAATAGTTGTGAAGAGATTTTTCAACATCAAGAGCATATATATGTAAAGAAATTGATAGGACTTTCAAAAACTCTATGGACAAGAGGAGATAAAGATGTTTTTACAAGTTAA
- a CDS encoding ABC transporter ATP-binding protein: MFLQVKNLTKSYRVGSFFSKEKKEILKNISFDVKEGEIFSIVGQSGAGKSTIGKILLGIEKEDSGEIVFLGRPLEKRKVQEIQMVFQDPYSSLNPAMKIGSILEEPLKVNGVKDKDERRRRVKAILKEIGLDENSEDKYPSELSGGQRQRVVIGAAMILNPKLVVCDEPVASLDLSIQNQILNLIRKFNREYRTTFIFISHDLGVVYNISDRVLLLYKGEIQELRETVEFFKNPQSEYGKYFLEGIEVE; encoded by the coding sequence ATGTTTTTACAAGTTAAAAATCTAACTAAATCATATAGGGTAGGGAGTTTTTTTTCAAAGGAGAAAAAAGAGATACTAAAAAATATATCCTTTGATGTAAAAGAGGGAGAAATTTTCTCAATTGTAGGGCAGTCAGGAGCTGGAAAATCTACTATTGGAAAGATTTTATTAGGAATAGAAAAAGAGGATAGTGGAGAGATAGTTTTTCTAGGTAGACCTTTGGAGAAACGAAAAGTACAAGAGATACAGATGGTTTTTCAAGATCCTTATAGCTCTTTAAACCCTGCTATGAAAATAGGAAGTATATTAGAAGAGCCGTTGAAAGTAAATGGTGTAAAGGATAAGGATGAGAGAAGAAGAAGGGTAAAAGCTATACTTAAAGAGATAGGCTTAGATGAGAATAGTGAGGACAAATACCCTTCAGAATTAAGTGGTGGGCAAAGACAAAGGGTAGTAATTGGAGCAGCTATGATCTTAAATCCTAAACTTGTTGTTTGTGATGAGCCAGTGGCATCTCTTGATCTATCAATACAAAATCAAATTCTTAATCTAATAAGAAAATTTAATAGAGAATATAGGACAACTTTTATTTTTATATCCCATGATTTAGGTGTAGTATATAATATATCAGATAGAGTTTTACTTCTTTATAAGGGAGAGATACAGGAATTAAGAGAAACTGTTGAGTTTTTCAAAAATCCTCAAAGTGAGTATGGAAAATATTTTCTTGAGGGGATTGAAGTTGAGTAA
- a CDS encoding glutathione peroxidase: MELYNIKVKNIDGSEQNLEEYRGKVLLIVNTATRCGLSSQYEGLEKLYAKYKDKGFEILNFPSNQFLKQAPEPNEEIAKICQLKYGTTFKTFAKIDVNGKATAPLYVYLKEKGKEEIENRESLSFKDRIAKLGNSILGSEIKWNFTKFLIDREGNVVRRFAPTVTPEDLEAELEKEILR; encoded by the coding sequence ATGGAACTTTATAATATAAAAGTTAAAAATATTGATGGAAGTGAACAAAATTTAGAGGAGTATAGAGGAAAAGTTCTTCTTATTGTAAACACTGCTACAAGATGTGGGCTTAGTTCACAATATGAAGGGCTGGAAAAACTATATGCAAAATATAAGGATAAGGGTTTTGAGATTTTAAATTTTCCAAGTAATCAATTTTTAAAACAAGCTCCTGAACCTAATGAAGAGATAGCAAAAATATGCCAGTTAAAATATGGAACTACTTTTAAAACTTTTGCTAAGATAGATGTAAATGGAAAAGCTACAGCTCCATTGTATGTTTATTTAAAGGAGAAGGGAAAAGAGGAGATAGAAAATAGAGAGTCACTATCTTTTAAAGATAGAATTGCAAAGTTAGGAAATTCAATTTTAGGTAGTGAGATTAAGTGGAATTTTACAAAGTTTCTTATAGATAGAGAGGGAAATGTAGTGAGAAGATTTGCTCCTACTGTAACTCCTGAAGATTTAGAAGCAGAGCTTGAAAAAGAAATATTAAGATAG
- a CDS encoding Smr/MutS family protein encodes MYNEIDLHYMNFDDALRVFITKYNALYKRGERKEIKVIHGYGSKTLDGEAVIRTKLRAYFSRNRDCVKVRLDLNEGVTYVTPLKNLPLPKKKNKKK; translated from the coding sequence ATGTATAATGAAATAGATTTGCATTATATGAATTTTGATGATGCTTTAAGAGTTTTTATTACAAAATATAATGCTTTATATAAAAGGGGAGAGAGAAAAGAGATAAAAGTTATACATGGTTATGGCTCAAAAACTTTAGATGGGGAAGCAGTAATTAGAACTAAATTGAGAGCATATTTTTCAAGAAATAGAGATTGTGTAAAAGTTAGATTAGATCTGAATGAAGGTGTTACATATGTAACACCTTTAAAAAATCTTCCTCTCCCTAAAAAGAAAAATAAGAAGAAATAA
- the aroF gene encoding 3-deoxy-7-phosphoheptulonate synthase has protein sequence MYIKTKKNIGEIEKNRILEFLKNNKLGSLIIEDEEILKIGVLGDRSNVDMDRLLSFHGVDELVVIGKSYKFVSREFQKQDTVIDIKGRKIGGGNFMLMAGPCAIENRESVFQIAEQVKKSGAQILRGGAFKPRTSPYDFQGLGEEGLKYMREAADKYDLLVVTEVMDSMDIPLISKYADILQVGARNMQNFSLLKMLGSCGKPVLLKRGLSATIRDFLMAAEYLMAYGNREIILCERGIRTFETMTRNTVDINAIPLIKEKSHLPIIIDASHGTGRRSLVEPVTLAGVIAGADGAMVEVHENPECAVSDGVQSLDFKGFKKLTENLEEVLQLKKRLK, from the coding sequence ATGTACATAAAAACAAAAAAGAATATAGGAGAAATAGAAAAAAATAGGATATTAGAGTTCTTAAAAAATAACAAATTAGGAAGTTTGATTATTGAAGATGAAGAAATTCTAAAAATAGGAGTTCTAGGAGATAGAAGCAATGTAGATATGGATAGACTTCTATCTTTTCATGGAGTAGATGAACTTGTAGTTATAGGAAAAAGTTATAAATTTGTAAGTAGAGAGTTTCAAAAACAAGATACAGTTATAGATATTAAAGGTAGAAAAATAGGTGGAGGAAACTTCATGCTTATGGCTGGACCTTGTGCTATTGAAAATAGAGAATCTGTATTTCAAATAGCTGAACAGGTAAAAAAATCAGGAGCTCAAATATTGAGAGGTGGAGCTTTTAAACCAAGAACATCTCCATATGATTTCCAAGGGTTAGGAGAAGAGGGGCTAAAATATATGAGAGAAGCTGCTGATAAGTATGATCTACTTGTAGTAACAGAAGTTATGGATAGTATGGATATTCCTCTTATCTCAAAATATGCTGATATTCTTCAAGTTGGAGCTAGAAATATGCAAAACTTTAGCTTATTGAAGATGTTAGGAAGTTGTGGTAAACCTGTACTTTTAAAAAGAGGATTAAGTGCAACAATAAGAGATTTTTTAATGGCAGCAGAATACCTTATGGCATATGGAAATAGAGAGATAATCTTGTGTGAAAGAGGGATTAGAACTTTTGAAACAATGACTAGAAATACAGTTGATATCAATGCTATTCCATTGATTAAGGAGAAAAGTCACCTACCTATAATAATAGATGCAAGTCATGGAACAGGAAGAAGATCTTTAGTTGAGCCTGTAACACTAGCAGGAGTTATAGCAGGAGCAGATGGGGCAATGGTAGAGGTACATGAAAATCCTGAATGTGCAGTATCTGATGGGGTACAATCTTTAGATTTTAAAGGGTTTAAAAAATTAACTGAGAATTTAGAAGAAGTTTTACAATTAAAAAAGAGACTGAAGTAG
- the pgeF gene encoding peptidoglycan editing factor PgeF, which translates to MYIEGNNYFRIKELEDLGVGAIYTLKSYGDVRKLPKEKFIEDFQFGDRKIVAGYQTHTKNIEIISKESNIFYFENTDGFITDRRDIVIYTKYADCLPVYIYDIKNRVISLVHSGWKGTYEEIALESIKLMEENFKSRREDIIVAFGIGISQRNYEVQENFLQQFSEKFSEDLIEGSFLRKDGKIYFDNQKFNFLNLKKNGILEKNIIVNDYCTYEDERFHSFRREKESSGRAGGFIYFK; encoded by the coding sequence ATGTATATAGAGGGAAATAACTATTTCAGAATAAAAGAGCTGGAAGATTTAGGAGTAGGAGCAATCTATACTTTAAAAAGTTATGGTGATGTGAGAAAACTTCCTAAGGAAAAATTTATTGAAGATTTTCAATTTGGAGATAGAAAGATAGTTGCTGGATATCAAACTCACACTAAAAATATTGAGATAATATCTAAAGAAAGCAATATATTTTATTTTGAAAATACAGATGGATTTATAACAGATAGAAGAGATATAGTGATCTATACAAAATATGCTGATTGTCTTCCAGTATATATTTATGATATTAAAAATAGAGTTATCTCACTTGTTCATTCTGGTTGGAAGGGAACATATGAGGAGATAGCTTTAGAATCTATAAAATTGATGGAAGAAAATTTTAAAAGCAGGAGAGAAGATATAATAGTAGCTTTTGGAATTGGAATATCTCAAAGAAATTATGAAGTTCAAGAGAATTTTTTACAACAGTTTTCAGAAAAATTTTCTGAAGATTTAATAGAGGGAAGTTTTTTAAGAAAAGATGGAAAAATATATTTTGATAATCAGAAATTTAATTTTTTAAATCTAAAGAAAAATGGAATTTTAGAAAAAAATATAATAGTCAATGATTATTGTACTTATGAAGATGAAAGATTTCATTCATTTAGAAGAGAAAAAGAGAGTTCTGGAAGAGCTGGTGGATTTATATATTTTAAATAA
- the feoB gene encoding ferrous iron transport protein B → MTLKELPIGKTATVLSVGGEGALRQHFLDMGIIPNANVTMMKHAPMGDPVELRINSYELTLRLADAEKIEITDVRDEVRKDREFLEKKRISHPGLGEGGKYHKKEGENPLPDDVKLTFALVGNQNCGKTTLFNQLTGSNQHVGNFPGVTVDRKDGVIKGYPNTLVTDLPGIYSLSPYSSEEIVTREFVLNECPKGIINIVDATNIERNLYLTMQLMELDIPMVLALNMMDEVRDNGGHILINEMEELLGIPVVPISAAKNEGISELIDHAIHVAKYQEYPKRHDFCDINDNKGSVHRCLHGIMHMIEDHAEKERIPLRFAASKITEGDNLVLEKLKLDENEKNTIDHIVEQLENERGLDRAAAIADMRFSFIEKVCQETVKKPRESKEHIRSIKIDKILTGKYTAIPAFIGIMAFVFWLTFNVIGAWLSDILNLGIEWMTLGVENLLVRGNVNEVLRSLVIDGIFNGVGSVVGFLPIIVTLFFFLSMLEDSGYMARVAFVMDKLLRKIGLSGRSIVPMLVGFGCTVPGVMASRTLPSERDRKMTILLTPFMSCSAKLPIYGFFTALFFPKYGALVMVILYFTGILVGILMALLMKKSLFKGEAVPFVMELPNYRMPGAKNVTHLLWEKAKDFLQRAFTVIFVATIVIWVLQTFNIHFNVVESSHNSILAKVAGWIAPIFKPLGFGDWRISTALISGVMAKESVVSTLSVLFGDTKTLLNMLSTAGAASLLVFCLLYTPCIAAVASVKKELGGKWATVVALGQFLIAWIVAFIIRIIGMIL, encoded by the coding sequence ATGACACTAAAAGAGTTACCAATAGGAAAGACAGCAACAGTTCTTTCTGTTGGAGGAGAGGGAGCTTTAAGACAACATTTCTTAGATATGGGAATTATTCCAAATGCTAATGTTACAATGATGAAACATGCTCCTATGGGGGATCCTGTTGAGTTAAGAATAAATAGTTATGAACTTACACTACGTTTAGCTGATGCTGAAAAAATTGAAATTACAGATGTAAGAGATGAAGTTAGAAAAGATAGAGAGTTTTTAGAGAAAAAACGTATATCACACCCAGGACTTGGAGAGGGAGGAAAATATCATAAAAAAGAGGGAGAAAATCCTTTACCTGATGATGTGAAACTTACCTTTGCATTAGTGGGAAATCAAAACTGTGGAAAAACAACTCTTTTCAATCAACTTACAGGTTCAAATCAACATGTAGGAAACTTTCCAGGAGTAACAGTTGATAGAAAAGATGGAGTTATAAAGGGATATCCAAATACATTAGTTACAGATCTACCAGGAATCTATTCACTATCACCATACTCAAGTGAAGAGATTGTTACAAGAGAGTTTGTATTAAATGAATGTCCTAAAGGAATAATAAATATTGTTGATGCAACAAATATAGAGAGAAATCTTTATTTGACAATGCAGTTAATGGAACTAGATATTCCAATGGTATTGGCTCTTAATATGATGGATGAAGTTAGAGACAATGGAGGACATATTTTAATAAATGAGATGGAAGAACTATTAGGGATACCAGTAGTGCCTATTTCAGCAGCTAAAAATGAGGGAATAAGTGAACTTATAGATCATGCTATTCATGTGGCAAAATATCAAGAGTATCCAAAAAGACATGATTTTTGTGATATAAATGATAATAAAGGAAGTGTACATAGATGCTTACATGGAATTATGCATATGATAGAGGATCATGCAGAGAAAGAGAGAATACCTTTACGTTTTGCAGCAAGTAAGATCACTGAAGGTGATAATCTAGTTCTTGAGAAATTAAAATTAGATGAAAATGAAAAAAATACAATAGATCATATAGTTGAGCAACTTGAAAATGAAAGAGGACTTGATAGAGCAGCAGCTATTGCAGATATGAGATTTAGCTTTATAGAGAAAGTTTGTCAAGAAACAGTAAAAAAACCAAGAGAGAGCAAGGAGCATATTAGAAGTATAAAGATAGATAAAATTTTAACAGGAAAATACACAGCAATTCCAGCATTTATAGGGATAATGGCATTTGTATTTTGGTTAACTTTTAATGTGATTGGAGCTTGGTTGTCTGATATTTTAAATTTAGGTATTGAATGGATGACTTTAGGTGTGGAAAATCTTTTAGTTAGAGGAAACGTAAATGAAGTTTTACGTTCTTTAGTTATTGATGGAATCTTTAATGGTGTAGGAAGTGTAGTTGGTTTCTTGCCAATTATAGTAACTCTTTTCTTCTTCCTATCTATGCTAGAAGATAGTGGATATATGGCAAGAGTAGCCTTTGTAATGGATAAACTTTTAAGAAAGATAGGACTTTCAGGAAGAAGTATTGTTCCTATGCTTGTAGGTTTTGGTTGTACAGTTCCTGGGGTAATGGCAAGCCGTACTCTACCATCAGAAAGAGATAGAAAGATGACAATATTATTGACTCCTTTTATGAGTTGTTCAGCTAAACTTCCAATATATGGATTTTTCACAGCACTATTTTTTCCAAAATATGGAGCTTTAGTAATGGTAATACTATATTTTACAGGAATATTAGTAGGAATATTAATGGCTCTTTTAATGAAAAAATCTCTGTTTAAAGGGGAAGCAGTACCTTTTGTAATGGAGTTACCTAATTATCGTATGCCTGGAGCAAAAAATGTTACCCATCTACTATGGGAAAAAGCAAAAGATTTCTTACAAAGAGCCTTTACAGTTATTTTTGTGGCAACTATTGTGATATGGGTACTACAAACATTTAATATTCACTTTAATGTTGTAGAAAGTTCTCACAATAGTATCTTAGCAAAAGTTGCTGGTTGGATAGCACCTATTTTTAAACCTTTAGGTTTTGGAGATTGGAGAATTTCAACTGCTCTAATAAGTGGAGTTATGGCAAAGGAAAGTGTAGTTTCTACATTATCAGTTTTATTTGGAGATACTAAAACTCTATTGAATATGTTAAGTACAGCAGGAGCAGCAAGTTTATTAGTATTCTGTTTATTATATACTCCATGTATAGCAGCAGTGGCATCAGTAAAGAAAGAACTTGGTGGAAAATGGGCAACAGTAGTGGCTTTAGGACAATTTTTAATAGCTTGGATAGTTGCATTTATTATAAGAATTATTGGAATGATTCTTTAG
- a CDS encoding FeoB-associated Cys-rich membrane protein, producing the protein MNLFSIILLGVIFIYLIFSIMYIYKNKKNGKSCSGNCGSCSKSCK; encoded by the coding sequence ATGAATTTATTTAGTATAATTTTATTAGGTGTAATTTTTATATATTTAATTTTTTCCATTATGTATATATATAAAAATAAAAAAAATGGTAAGAGTTGTTCTGGAAATTGTGGTTCTTGCTCTAAAAGTTGTAAATAA
- a CDS encoding outer membrane beta-barrel protein, translating into MIKKILLGMTTLSCIALASQDTNLYLKTGADIWQKFDVITPRDSETINRKKADRMGYELTFEATREIYPNLEFGAGISYQDHGSTKSLNDKDFDIKLDMPKFTSIPIYLTTKYNIPINSNIKPYLKADLGYSFNHNSGDLKFTDYELGETIKVSSDIKNGLYFGIGAGVEYNNFVADLMYKINKAKFETSTPYGKTKDDFDYSRVTLSVGYKFNF; encoded by the coding sequence ATGATTAAAAAAATATTACTAGGAATGACAACTTTATCTTGTATAGCTTTAGCCTCTCAAGATACAAATTTATATCTAAAAACTGGTGCTGATATCTGGCAAAAATTTGACGTAATCACTCCAAGAGATAGTGAAACTATCAATAGAAAAAAAGCTGATAGAATGGGATATGAACTTACTTTTGAAGCTACTAGAGAGATCTACCCTAACTTAGAATTTGGTGCTGGTATCTCTTATCAAGATCACGGTTCTACAAAATCATTAAATGATAAAGATTTTGATATTAAATTAGATATGCCTAAATTTACATCTATCCCTATTTATTTAACTACAAAATACAATATCCCTATAAATTCTAATATTAAGCCTTATTTAAAAGCTGATTTAGGATACTCATTCAATCATAATAGTGGAGATTTAAAATTTACAGATTATGAATTAGGTGAAACTATAAAAGTCTCATCAGATATTAAAAATGGATTATATTTTGGAATAGGTGCTGGAGTTGAATACAATAACTTTGTTGCTGATTTAATGTATAAAATTAATAAAGCTAAATTTGAAACAAGTACTCCTTATGGTAAAACAAAAGATGATTTTGATTACTCAAGAGTTACTCTTTCTGTAGGATATAAATTTAATTTCTAA